The Salinispora tropica CNB-440 genome has a window encoding:
- a CDS encoding ABC transporter permease: MSTVSWITARGLLGRRRFLLLFPLPVLLVLLAVLSRALGVDPGEWGPPVLVGLGLAVALPVIALIVGTGVLGAEIEDGTVVHILTKPLPRWQIVLPKLAVAAGVTAATVAVPLYVAGVLASSVRVGLALAAAASVGALAYSALFLALSLVTRRPVLLGLVYVLIWEGLLGNFVSGTKVLSIQQYVIALADRFAPTELLATDVSVPVAAVMSTLIVAGFTALAIDRLRSFSVAGETS, from the coding sequence ATGTCGACTGTTTCCTGGATCACCGCCCGGGGGCTGTTGGGGCGGCGCCGCTTCCTGCTGCTCTTCCCGCTACCGGTGCTGCTGGTCCTGTTGGCGGTGCTCTCCCGCGCCCTGGGGGTCGACCCCGGCGAGTGGGGGCCGCCGGTGCTGGTCGGCCTCGGGTTGGCCGTGGCGCTGCCGGTGATCGCGTTGATCGTCGGGACCGGCGTGCTCGGTGCGGAGATCGAGGACGGCACCGTGGTGCACATCCTCACCAAGCCGCTGCCGCGTTGGCAGATCGTGCTGCCGAAGCTGGCGGTGGCTGCCGGCGTCACCGCGGCTACCGTCGCCGTGCCGCTGTACGTGGCCGGTGTGCTCGCCAGTTCGGTCCGGGTCGGGCTGGCGCTCGCCGCCGCCGCCTCCGTCGGCGCGCTGGCCTACAGTGCGCTCTTCCTCGCGCTCAGCCTGGTCACCCGGCGCCCGGTGCTGCTCGGGCTGGTCTACGTGCTGATCTGGGAGGGGCTGCTCGGCAATTTCGTCAGCGGAACGAAGGTGCTCTCCATCCAGCAGTACGTGATCGCGCTCGCCGACCGGTTCGCTCCGACCGAGCTCCTCGCCACCGATGTGTCGGTGCCGGTCGCGGCGGTGATGAGCACGCTGATCGTGGCCGGCTTCACCGCCCTGGCAATTGATCGACTTCGGTCGTTCAGTGTGGCCGGCGAGACCAGCTGA
- a CDS encoding malate dehydrogenase codes for MGKKVTVVGAGFYGSTTAQRLAEYDVFDTVVITDIVEGKPAGLALDLNQSRAVEGFETKLVGVTTGPNGEGYEAIEGSDVVVVTAGLPRKPGMSRMDLLETNAKIVRQVAENVANYAPNAVVIVVSNPLDEMTALAQIATQFPHNRVLGQAGMLDTARFTNFVAEALDVPVASVRTLTLGSHGDTMVPVPSKSSVAGKPLREAMPAAQIEDLVVKTRNGGAEVVALLKTGSAYYAPSAAAARMAKAVAEDSGDVMPVCAWVDGEYGISGVYLGVEAEIGAQGVRRVVETDLDADELAALKEAAEAVRAKQGDVASM; via the coding sequence ATGGGTAAGAAGGTCACTGTCGTCGGGGCCGGCTTCTACGGCTCCACCACCGCGCAGCGTCTGGCCGAGTACGACGTCTTCGACACCGTCGTGATTACGGACATCGTGGAGGGCAAGCCGGCGGGTCTCGCCCTGGACCTCAACCAGTCGCGGGCCGTCGAGGGCTTCGAGACCAAGCTGGTCGGCGTGACCACCGGCCCCAACGGCGAGGGCTACGAGGCCATCGAGGGTTCGGACGTTGTCGTCGTCACCGCCGGCCTGCCGCGCAAGCCGGGCATGAGCCGGATGGACCTGCTGGAGACCAACGCCAAGATCGTCCGACAGGTCGCGGAGAACGTCGCCAATTACGCGCCGAACGCTGTCGTGATCGTGGTCTCCAACCCGCTCGACGAGATGACCGCGCTGGCCCAGATCGCCACCCAGTTCCCGCACAACCGGGTGCTCGGCCAGGCCGGCATGCTGGACACCGCCCGGTTCACCAACTTCGTGGCCGAGGCGCTCGACGTGCCGGTGGCGTCGGTGCGGACCCTGACGCTGGGCTCGCACGGGGACACGATGGTCCCGGTGCCGTCGAAGAGCAGCGTGGCCGGTAAGCCGCTGCGCGAGGCGATGCCCGCCGCCCAGATTGAGGACCTGGTGGTCAAGACCCGCAACGGTGGCGCCGAGGTGGTGGCGCTACTGAAGACCGGCTCGGCCTACTACGCCCCGTCTGCCGCCGCCGCCCGGATGGCGAAGGCCGTTGCCGAGGACTCCGGCGATGTCATGCCGGTCTGCGCCTGGGTGGACGGGGAGTACGGCATCTCCGGCGTCTACCTCGGGGTGGAGGCGGAGATCGGCGCGCAGGGAGTCCGGCGGGTCGTCGAGACCGACCTGGACGCCGACGAACTGGCCGCCCTGAAGGAGGCCGCCGAGGCGGTCCGCGCCAAGCAGGGCGACGTCGCCAGCATGTGA
- the cysC gene encoding adenylyl-sulfate kinase, with protein sequence MSNGWVPPDEVLRDAPAYSPRPGELADLELLLTGAYTPLTGFMTRADLVSVSRRSRLTDDVPWSVPVTLQVPAALAERLDVRDPAHRTLVLTDGEGAPMAALEVTDAWPVRDGVTGVGGPVRRLGDGGHGPFQRLRRTPEEIRSLLPPGRVLGVVADRPLHRPQLAQIAHATRTLGAHLLVLIPIGEEGGELPPEALIRSVFAARDRMPPATLVAVPLPRRREEISDALLRARVSAAYGVTHLLSTGEMLSGAGLRVLVPRELAYDNRDGQWRWREDIPPRNRRQALTQAEIDDLLDRGFPLPEWHTPPAVAKELAHARPPRRYRGLVIFLTGLSGSGKSTIARGLADALREQGERTITLLDGDIVRRELSAGLGFGKADRDANIRRISWVAAEIARHRGVAICCPIAPYEQARAAARKMTLATGAGFLLIHVSTPLEVCEQRDRKGLYARARAGLLTGMTGVDDPYEEPTNADLTVDTTDLTVEEAVQAVLHQLAETGWVEPRHPSM encoded by the coding sequence ATGAGTAACGGTTGGGTGCCGCCCGACGAGGTGCTGCGGGATGCGCCGGCGTACTCGCCCCGCCCGGGTGAACTGGCCGACCTGGAGCTACTCCTCACCGGGGCATACACCCCGCTGACCGGCTTCATGACCCGCGCCGACCTGGTCTCGGTGAGCCGGCGGAGCCGACTCACCGATGACGTTCCCTGGTCGGTGCCGGTGACGCTCCAGGTGCCCGCGGCCCTCGCCGAGCGGCTCGACGTACGGGATCCGGCCCACCGCACGTTGGTGCTGACCGACGGCGAGGGAGCCCCGATGGCCGCGCTGGAGGTCACCGACGCCTGGCCGGTCCGTGACGGGGTGACGGGGGTCGGCGGTCCCGTACGCCGACTCGGCGACGGCGGACACGGCCCATTCCAGCGGCTACGCCGCACCCCGGAGGAGATCCGCTCGCTGCTGCCGCCCGGCCGGGTGCTCGGGGTGGTCGCCGATCGGCCGCTGCACCGGCCGCAGCTCGCCCAGATCGCCCACGCGACCCGCACCCTCGGCGCCCACCTGCTGGTGCTGATCCCCATCGGCGAGGAGGGCGGCGAGCTGCCGCCCGAGGCTCTCATTCGCAGCGTCTTCGCGGCCCGGGACCGAATGCCGCCGGCGACGCTGGTCGCCGTTCCGCTGCCCCGCCGCCGTGAGGAGATCAGCGACGCGCTGCTCCGGGCACGGGTCTCGGCGGCGTACGGGGTGACGCACCTGCTCTCCACCGGCGAGATGCTCTCCGGGGCCGGGCTGCGGGTGCTGGTGCCGCGGGAGTTGGCCTACGACAACCGCGACGGACAGTGGCGGTGGCGGGAGGACATCCCGCCGCGCAACCGGCGGCAGGCGCTGACCCAGGCCGAGATCGACGACCTGTTGGACCGGGGGTTCCCACTGCCGGAGTGGCACACTCCCCCGGCGGTGGCGAAGGAGTTGGCACATGCCCGCCCACCCCGCCGCTACCGAGGCCTGGTGATCTTCCTGACCGGCCTCTCCGGTTCCGGTAAGTCCACCATCGCCCGTGGTCTCGCCGATGCCCTTCGGGAGCAGGGCGAACGGACGATCACCCTGCTCGACGGCGACATCGTACGCCGGGAGCTGTCGGCTGGGCTCGGCTTCGGCAAGGCCGATCGGGACGCGAACATCCGCCGGATCAGCTGGGTGGCTGCCGAGATCGCCCGGCACCGGGGAGTGGCGATCTGCTGCCCGATCGCCCCCTACGAGCAGGCGCGGGCCGCCGCACGGAAGATGACGTTGGCCACCGGGGCGGGCTTCCTACTGATCCACGTCTCCACCCCGCTGGAGGTCTGCGAGCAACGGGACCGGAAGGGCCTGTACGCGCGCGCCCGCGCTGGCCTGCTGACCGGGATGACCGGGGTGGACGACCCGTACGAGGAGCCGACCAACGCCGACCTGACGGTCGACACGACCGACCTGACGGTGGAGGAGGCGGTGCAGGCGGTCCTGCACCAGCTGGCGGAGACGGGCTGGGTCGAACCCCGCCACCCCAGCATGTAG
- a CDS encoding ABC transporter ATP-binding protein has translation MALIATESLTKTYRGGVTALADLTVAVEPGIVGLVGANGAGKSTLIKILLGLLAPTNGQVRVLGLDPTSQPDQVRARVGYMPEHEALPPDLTAAELVTHLGRISGLPRTVARERASEALRHVGLYEERYRPVGGYSTGMKQRVKLAQALVHDPDVLLLDEPTNGLDPAGRDSMLALIHRIGTEFGISVLVCSHLLGEVERICDTLVAIDGGRLLRADRIDAMTSATDVLAVEVSEGTEELAARLAALRLPVRRDGRLLLVELADDGTYDQILGAVAELDLPLHRLDQRRHRVAELFATRESSHV, from the coding sequence GTGGCACTCATCGCGACCGAGTCGCTGACCAAAACCTACCGGGGTGGGGTCACCGCGCTGGCCGATCTGACCGTCGCGGTGGAGCCCGGCATCGTCGGTCTCGTCGGCGCGAACGGCGCCGGCAAGTCCACCCTGATCAAGATCTTGCTCGGCCTGCTCGCGCCGACCAACGGGCAGGTCCGGGTCCTCGGCCTGGATCCGACCAGCCAGCCCGACCAGGTGCGGGCGCGGGTCGGCTACATGCCCGAGCACGAGGCCCTCCCGCCCGACCTCACCGCCGCCGAGTTGGTCACCCACCTCGGCCGAATCAGCGGCCTGCCGCGGACGGTGGCCCGCGAGCGGGCCAGCGAGGCGCTGCGGCACGTCGGGCTCTACGAGGAGCGTTACCGTCCGGTCGGCGGCTACTCGACCGGTATGAAGCAGCGGGTGAAGCTCGCTCAGGCCCTGGTGCACGACCCGGATGTGCTGCTGCTCGACGAGCCCACCAACGGGCTCGACCCGGCCGGGCGGGACTCGATGCTCGCCCTGATCCACCGCATCGGCACCGAGTTCGGCATCTCGGTGCTGGTCTGTTCGCACCTGCTCGGCGAGGTCGAGCGGATCTGCGACACGCTGGTCGCCATCGACGGTGGGCGGCTGCTGCGGGCCGACCGGATCGATGCCATGACGTCGGCTACCGACGTGCTCGCCGTGGAGGTCAGCGAGGGCACCGAGGAACTGGCCGCCCGGCTGGCCGCACTGCGGCTGCCGGTCCGCCGAGACGGCCGACTGCTCCTCGTCGAGCTGGCCGATGACGGCACCTACGACCAGATCCTCGGCGCGGTCGCCGAGCTGGACCTGCCGCTGCACCGGCTGGACCAGCGTCGCCACCGGGTGGCCGAGTTGTTCGCCACGAGGGAGTCCAGCCATGTCTGA
- a CDS encoding ABC transporter ATP-binding protein has protein sequence MTDGNEPGGDPLPAVPVPRPRSAQENWRGIAVDPDADRSRAEDTDPAAVARLRARSRVLLRDLLHPHRRQLAVAVALLLIQNVASMAGPYLVMLGIDRAIPPLRAGDTRPLTYIAAAFVVATVAEYTARRGFLALSARIGQAVLLDLRRRVYGHFLRLSVAFHQRYTSGRMVSRLTSDLDSIGELVGGGIDSLVLAALSILSVAAILLWLDLPLAAVTLLAFPFLYWLSRWFARTSAVAYRWTRDTIALVIVHAVESLRGIRAVQAFRREPRNQRIFVRVNDDYRRASLHAFQLIATYSPGVKLIGNVTIAVVLCYGGWRVLNGHAEVGVLAAFLLYLRRFFEPMQELSQFYNSLQSATAALEKLAGVLDEQPEVPEPARPVPLPAPESGRGAVTFHSVSFGYYPQSPILHGLDLDIPAGQTVALIGATGAGKSTIAKLLARFHDPNTGTVALGGVDLRDIADADLRQALVLVTQETHLFGGTVAENIRFGRPDADDAAVAAAAKAIGADEFITALPDGYATQVHRRGSRLSAGQRQLVAFARVFLADPAVLILDEATSSLDVPTERAVQRALATILRDRTALVIAHRLSTVEIADRVLVLESGRIVEDGSPARLVHRDGRYAELHRQWLDSLS, from the coding sequence GTGACCGACGGTAACGAGCCAGGCGGTGACCCGTTGCCGGCCGTCCCAGTGCCGCGACCACGGTCGGCCCAGGAAAACTGGCGCGGCATCGCGGTCGACCCGGACGCCGACCGCAGCCGGGCCGAGGACACCGATCCGGCGGCGGTGGCCCGGCTGCGCGCCCGCAGCCGGGTGCTGCTGCGCGACCTGCTCCACCCGCACCGCCGACAGCTCGCCGTCGCCGTCGCGCTGCTGCTCATCCAGAACGTGGCGAGCATGGCCGGACCGTATCTGGTGATGCTCGGCATCGACCGGGCCATTCCGCCGCTGCGGGCCGGCGACACCCGGCCACTGACGTACATCGCCGCCGCGTTCGTCGTCGCCACGGTCGCCGAGTACACCGCCCGCCGCGGCTTCCTCGCCCTCTCCGCCCGGATCGGTCAGGCTGTGCTCCTCGACCTCCGACGCCGGGTGTACGGACACTTCCTACGCCTGTCGGTGGCCTTCCACCAGCGGTACACGTCCGGGCGGATGGTCTCTCGGCTCACCAGCGACCTGGACTCCATCGGCGAGTTGGTCGGCGGTGGCATCGACAGCCTGGTCCTCGCTGCCCTGTCGATCCTGTCGGTGGCCGCGATCCTGCTCTGGCTGGATCTCCCGCTGGCCGCCGTGACGCTGCTGGCGTTCCCGTTCCTGTACTGGCTGTCCCGCTGGTTCGCCCGCACCTCGGCCGTGGCGTATCGGTGGACCCGGGACACCATCGCCCTGGTCATCGTGCATGCCGTCGAGTCGCTGCGGGGGATCCGGGCAGTGCAGGCGTTCCGCCGCGAGCCGCGCAACCAACGGATCTTCGTCCGGGTCAACGACGACTACCGGCGGGCCAGCCTGCACGCGTTCCAGCTGATCGCCACCTACTCGCCCGGGGTCAAGCTGATCGGGAACGTCACCATCGCGGTGGTGCTCTGCTACGGCGGATGGCGCGTCCTCAATGGTCACGCCGAGGTTGGGGTGCTCGCCGCCTTCCTGCTCTACCTGCGTCGGTTCTTTGAGCCGATGCAGGAGCTGAGCCAGTTCTACAACTCGTTGCAGTCGGCCACCGCAGCGCTGGAGAAGCTCGCCGGTGTGCTGGACGAGCAACCTGAGGTACCGGAGCCGGCCCGGCCGGTGCCGTTGCCGGCCCCCGAATCCGGTCGCGGGGCGGTCACCTTCCACTCGGTCTCCTTCGGGTACTACCCGCAGTCCCCGATCCTGCACGGACTGGACCTGGACATCCCGGCCGGGCAGACCGTCGCACTGATCGGGGCGACCGGCGCCGGCAAGTCGACCATCGCCAAACTGCTCGCCCGTTTCCACGACCCGAACACGGGCACCGTCGCGCTGGGGGGCGTGGACCTGCGGGACATCGCCGACGCCGACCTACGCCAGGCGCTCGTATTGGTCACTCAGGAGACCCACCTCTTCGGCGGGACCGTCGCGGAGAACATCCGTTTCGGCCGGCCGGACGCGGACGACGCCGCGGTGGCGGCAGCGGCGAAGGCGATCGGCGCGGACGAGTTCATCACCGCCCTGCCCGACGGGTACGCCACCCAGGTGCATCGCCGCGGCAGCCGGCTCTCGGCCGGTCAGCGGCAGCTCGTCGCGTTCGCTCGGGTGTTTCTGGCCGACCCGGCGGTGTTGATCCTCGACGAGGCGACCTCGTCCCTCGACGTCCCGACCGAACGAGCGGTCCAACGGGCCCTGGCCACCATTCTGCGCGACCGTACCGCGCTGGTGATCGCGCACCGACTCTCCACCGTCGAGATCGCCGACCGCGTGCTGGTGCTGGAGTCGGGACGGATCGTCGAGGACGGCTCACCCGCGCGACTGGTCCACCGCGACGGGCGGTACGCCGAGCTGCACCGCCAGTGGCTGGACTCCCTGAGCTGA
- a CDS encoding NADP-dependent isocitrate dehydrogenase, which translates to MAKIKVNNPVVELDGDEMTRIIWKQIREQLILPYLDVDLRYYDLSIQHRDETDDQATVDAANAIKEHGVGVKCATITPDEARVEEFGLKKMWRSPNGTIRNILGGVVFREPIIMSNVPRLVPGWTKPIIIGRHAHGDQYKASDFVVPGPGKVTITYTPTDGTQPVEMEIADFPGGGVAMGMYNFDESIRDFARASMRYGLDRGYPVYLSTKNTILKAYDGRFKDIFAEVYEAEFKADFEAAGISYEHRLIDDMVAAALKWEGGFVWACKNYDGDVQSDTVAQGFGSLGLMTSVLMTPDGRTVEAEAAHGTVTRHYRQYQKGEKTSTNPIASIYAWTRGLAHRGKLDGTPAVTEFANTLEKVIIETVEGGQMTKDLALLISRDAPWLTTDEFMNALDENLARKLA; encoded by the coding sequence ATGGCGAAGATCAAGGTAAACAACCCGGTCGTAGAGCTCGACGGCGACGAGATGACCCGGATCATCTGGAAGCAGATCCGGGAGCAGCTGATCCTGCCCTACCTCGACGTCGACCTGCGGTACTACGATCTCTCGATCCAGCACCGGGACGAGACGGACGACCAGGCCACCGTTGACGCCGCCAACGCGATCAAGGAGCACGGCGTCGGCGTCAAGTGCGCCACGATCACGCCGGACGAGGCGCGGGTCGAGGAGTTCGGCCTGAAGAAGATGTGGCGGTCGCCGAACGGCACCATCCGCAACATCCTCGGTGGCGTCGTCTTCCGTGAGCCGATCATCATGTCCAACGTGCCGCGGCTGGTGCCCGGTTGGACGAAGCCGATCATCATCGGCCGGCACGCCCACGGTGACCAGTACAAGGCCAGCGACTTCGTCGTCCCCGGGCCCGGCAAGGTCACCATCACCTACACCCCGACCGACGGCACCCAGCCGGTCGAGATGGAGATCGCCGACTTCCCCGGCGGCGGGGTCGCCATGGGCATGTACAACTTCGACGAGTCGATCCGGGACTTTGCCCGTGCCTCCATGCGGTACGGCCTCGACCGTGGCTACCCGGTCTACCTGTCGACCAAGAACACCATCCTCAAGGCGTACGACGGCCGGTTCAAGGACATCTTCGCCGAGGTCTACGAGGCCGAGTTCAAGGCCGACTTCGAGGCTGCCGGCATCAGCTACGAGCACCGGCTGATCGACGACATGGTCGCCGCGGCGCTCAAGTGGGAGGGCGGCTTCGTCTGGGCCTGCAAGAACTACGACGGTGACGTGCAGTCCGACACCGTCGCGCAGGGCTTCGGCTCGCTCGGCCTGATGACGTCCGTGCTGATGACCCCGGACGGCCGCACTGTCGAGGCCGAGGCGGCGCACGGTACCGTCACCCGGCACTACCGGCAGTACCAGAAGGGCGAGAAGACCTCGACCAACCCGATCGCCTCGATCTACGCCTGGACCCGGGGCCTGGCCCACCGGGGCAAGCTGGACGGCACCCCGGCGGTTACCGAGTTCGCCAACACCCTGGAAAAGGTCATCATCGAGACCGTCGAGGGCGGCCAGATGACCAAGGACCTCGCGCTACTGATCTCGCGGGACGCCCCGTGGCTGACCACCGACGAGTTCATGAACGCGCTGGACGAGAACCTGGCCCGTAAGCTCGCCTGA
- a CDS encoding DM13 domain-containing protein — protein sequence MASKLLRTPLTWVAVTVLAAGTAFGLYWFQPWKLVTDTEVNEELAIVATEAPPSPTNSAPDGVSTPTAGSTPTAGSDPTAGSAPDAGPVIVRSGEFITHEHNTSGTARIIRTADGTLRLELVGLATSNGPDLRVWLTDQPVRTGEAGWHVFDDGHWVELGRLKGNRGDQAYDIPAEVDLDRLTSVSIWCKRFAVSFGAAPLATG from the coding sequence ATGGCCTCAAAACTGCTGCGTACCCCGCTCACCTGGGTCGCGGTCACCGTTCTCGCCGCCGGCACCGCCTTCGGTCTCTACTGGTTCCAGCCGTGGAAGTTGGTGACCGACACCGAGGTGAACGAGGAACTGGCGATCGTCGCCACCGAAGCGCCACCGTCGCCCACAAACTCCGCACCGGATGGCGTTTCCACACCGACCGCCGGATCCACACCGACCGCCGGATCCGACCCGACCGCCGGATCCGCCCCGGACGCCGGCCCGGTGATCGTCCGCAGCGGCGAGTTCATCACCCACGAACACAACACCAGCGGCACCGCCCGGATCATCCGCACGGCCGACGGCACGCTGCGGCTGGAGCTGGTCGGCCTGGCCACCTCCAACGGCCCTGACCTGCGGGTGTGGCTGACCGACCAGCCGGTCCGGACCGGAGAGGCCGGGTGGCATGTGTTCGATGACGGCCACTGGGTCGAGTTGGGCCGGCTCAAGGGCAACCGCGGCGACCAGGCGTACGACATCCCGGCCGAGGTGGATCTGGACAGGCTGACCAGTGTGTCAATCTGGTGTAAACGGTTCGCGGTGTCGTTCGGCGCGGCCCCCTTGGCCACCGGCTGA
- a CDS encoding ABC transporter ATP-binding protein: MSVTSVEPSSAAATTTSRLDLSGVSRWYGNVVAVNDVSMSLGPGVTGLLGPNGAGKTTLLHMMAGFLAPSRGTVTLDGAPTWRNPEVYRRLGLVSEREAVHAFLTAYEFVLASARLHRLSDPAEAARRAIALVELEGAQSRRIGTYSKGMRQRARVAAALVHDPQVLLLDEPFNGMDPRQRLHMMDLLHRLGGDGRTILFSSHILEEVEQLSGTVQVMVAGRLAASGDFRTIRRLMTNRPHVFAVRSTDDRELAVALMAEPSVTGVELGRAGLTVRVSDYGAFTRALPKIAPARGIRVRQLVPEDESLESVFSYLVEA; encoded by the coding sequence ATGAGCGTGACCAGTGTGGAGCCGAGTTCGGCAGCCGCCACCACGACCAGCCGCCTGGATCTTTCGGGCGTCTCCCGCTGGTACGGCAACGTGGTCGCCGTCAACGACGTCAGCATGAGCCTGGGGCCGGGGGTCACCGGGCTACTCGGCCCCAACGGTGCGGGCAAGACGACGCTGCTGCACATGATGGCCGGCTTCCTCGCGCCGTCACGCGGCACGGTAACCCTGGATGGGGCGCCCACCTGGCGTAACCCCGAGGTCTACCGGCGACTGGGCCTGGTCAGCGAACGGGAGGCGGTGCACGCGTTCCTCACCGCGTACGAGTTCGTGCTGGCCAGCGCGCGGCTGCACCGGCTGTCGGACCCCGCGGAGGCCGCTCGCCGGGCGATCGCCCTGGTCGAGCTGGAGGGGGCGCAGTCCCGCCGGATCGGCACGTACTCCAAGGGTATGCGACAGCGGGCGCGGGTGGCGGCGGCACTGGTCCACGACCCGCAGGTGCTGCTGCTGGACGAGCCGTTCAACGGGATGGATCCGCGACAGCGGCTGCACATGATGGACCTGCTGCACCGACTCGGCGGCGACGGGCGCACCATCCTGTTCAGCTCACACATTCTGGAGGAGGTCGAGCAGCTCTCCGGCACGGTGCAGGTGATGGTCGCCGGCCGACTCGCCGCCTCCGGTGACTTCCGGACGATCCGTCGACTGATGACCAACCGGCCCCACGTCTTCGCGGTCCGGTCCACCGACGACCGCGAGCTCGCCGTCGCGCTGATGGCGGAACCGTCGGTGACCGGTGTGGAGCTGGGCCGGGCCGGGCTGACCGTACGGGTCAGCGACTACGGCGCGTTTACCCGGGCGTTGCCCAAGATCGCCCCGGCCCGGGGGATCCGGGTTCGGCAGCTCGTGCCCGAGGACGAGTCCCTGGAGAGTGTGTTCTCCTACCTGGTGGAGGCCTGA
- a CDS encoding ABC transporter permease, translating to MSESTGVIHDIGYQRYSGPRLGRGPVFGALYLHGLRTVFGFGRSAKAKIFPWLVVGIVTVVAAGVTAVRSQLGEVVMTYAQFADTMSWLIIFFVAVAAPELVSRDLRSGVLPLYFSRPLARSDYPLAKLLSLVTALWLLLGGPQLVMFLGAAFTVDNGLRGVWNELLDLLPGLLYAGLWAAVFGAIGLLVAALTGKRAFAAGGIVAVFLMTTPIVGILAILPSQTTTELAFLASPMTMVNGVGTWALGDLLFERGGGLPIGGFGPLYALAAGLLVAGCVVLLLARYRKVATR from the coding sequence ATGTCTGAGTCGACCGGCGTCATCCACGACATCGGCTACCAGCGCTACTCGGGCCCCCGCCTCGGCCGTGGTCCGGTGTTCGGCGCGCTCTACCTGCACGGGCTGCGCACGGTTTTCGGCTTCGGCCGTAGCGCCAAGGCGAAGATCTTCCCTTGGCTGGTGGTGGGCATCGTGACCGTGGTCGCCGCCGGGGTTACCGCCGTTCGCAGTCAGCTCGGCGAGGTGGTCATGACCTATGCGCAGTTCGCCGACACGATGAGCTGGCTGATCATCTTCTTCGTCGCCGTCGCCGCCCCCGAGCTGGTCAGTCGCGACCTCCGCAGCGGGGTGCTGCCGCTGTACTTCTCCCGGCCGCTGGCCCGGTCGGACTATCCGTTGGCCAAGCTCCTCTCCCTGGTCACCGCGCTCTGGTTGCTGCTCGGCGGCCCGCAGCTGGTGATGTTCCTCGGTGCCGCCTTCACCGTCGACAACGGGCTGCGGGGGGTCTGGAACGAGCTGCTCGACCTGCTGCCGGGTCTGCTCTACGCCGGCCTCTGGGCAGCGGTCTTCGGCGCGATCGGCTTGTTGGTCGCCGCGCTCACCGGCAAGCGGGCGTTCGCCGCCGGCGGGATCGTCGCGGTCTTTCTGATGACCACACCGATCGTCGGCATCCTCGCCATCCTGCCCTCGCAGACAACCACCGAGCTGGCCTTCCTCGCCTCCCCGATGACCATGGTCAACGGGGTGGGCACCTGGGCGCTCGGTGACCTGCTCTTCGAGCGTGGGGGTGGGCTGCCAATCGGTGGGTTCGGCCCGCTCTACGCCCTCGCGGCCGGATTGCTCGTGGCCGGCTGTGTCGTCCTCCTGTTGGCCCGCTACCGGAAGGTGGCCACTCGATGA
- a CDS encoding bifunctional methylenetetrahydrofolate dehydrogenase/methenyltetrahydrofolate cyclohydrolase, producing the protein MTATLLDGKATAAEIKDELRVRVKALAERGVTPGLGTVLVGADPGSQAYVNGKHRDCAEVGVASLRRELPTDATQEQVDAVLADLNNDPACHGYIVQLPLPAHLDTQRVLELIDPDKDADGLHPVNLGRLVLGYPGPLPCTPRGIVELLRRHDVALRGARVVVIGRGNTVGRPLGLLLTRRSENATVTLCHTGTLDLTAHTRAADIVIVAAGVPGLLTSDMITPGAVVVDVGITRVIGPDGKGRYTGDVDPGVGEVAGALVPMPGGVGPMTRAMLLTNVVERAERG; encoded by the coding sequence GTGACGGCGACGCTTCTGGATGGCAAGGCGACCGCAGCCGAGATCAAGGACGAGCTGCGGGTCCGCGTGAAGGCTCTGGCGGAACGGGGTGTCACGCCGGGTCTCGGCACCGTCCTGGTCGGCGCCGATCCCGGCTCCCAGGCGTACGTCAACGGCAAGCACCGTGACTGCGCCGAGGTCGGTGTCGCCTCGCTCCGTCGGGAACTTCCGACCGACGCCACGCAGGAGCAGGTGGACGCCGTACTGGCCGACCTGAACAACGACCCGGCCTGTCACGGCTACATCGTGCAGCTGCCGCTCCCCGCCCACCTCGACACCCAGCGAGTCCTGGAGCTGATCGATCCGGACAAGGACGCTGACGGTCTGCACCCGGTGAACCTGGGCCGGCTGGTGCTCGGCTACCCGGGGCCGCTGCCCTGTACCCCGCGCGGGATTGTCGAGCTGCTCCGCCGACACGACGTGGCGCTGCGGGGTGCCCGGGTCGTCGTGATCGGCCGGGGTAACACGGTCGGCCGTCCGCTTGGGCTGCTGCTCACCCGGCGCAGCGAGAACGCGACCGTCACCCTCTGCCACACCGGCACCCTCGACCTCACCGCGCACACCCGGGCCGCGGACATAGTGATCGTCGCGGCCGGTGTGCCGGGACTGCTCACCTCCGACATGATCACACCGGGCGCGGTCGTGGTGGACGTCGGGATCACCCGGGTGATCGGCCCCGACGGTAAGGGCCGCTACACCGGCGACGTCGATCCCGGCGTCGGCGAGGTGGCCGGGGCCCTGGTCCCGATGCCCGGTGGGGTGGGACCGATGACCCGCGCGATGCTGCTGACCAACGTCGTGGAGCGGGCCGAGCGCGGCTGA